A stretch of Dyella sp. BiH032 DNA encodes these proteins:
- the tyrS gene encoding tyrosine--tRNA ligase → MSELEQALATIARGADEIIKQEELVERLKKGRPLRIKAGFDPTAPDLHLGHTVLLNKMRQFQDLGHQVIFLIGDFTGMIGDPTGKNVTRKPLTREDVLANAETYAEQVFKVLDREKTELRFNSEWFGKMTAADMIRLAAQHTVARMLERDDFAKRYAVQQSIAIHEFLYPLVQGYDSVALKCDVELGGTDQKFNLLMGRALQEHHGQPPQIVLTMPLLEGLDGVHKMSKSLGNYIGINEPAIDIVTKTMKIGDELMWRWFELLSFEVSLDEIARMKREVESGALNPRDAKLRLARELAARFQGAAAAEQAIAGWHAVVRGEGDTSLLPLTEISVPTEGLRLPALLTAAGLTASNSEANRKLKERAVRIDSEVVEDPQQTFGPGFEAVLQVGKRNFARVALKLG, encoded by the coding sequence ATGAGCGAGCTTGAGCAGGCGCTGGCCACCATCGCGCGCGGCGCCGACGAAATTATCAAGCAGGAAGAGCTGGTCGAGCGCCTCAAGAAGGGGAGGCCGCTGCGCATCAAGGCGGGTTTCGATCCGACGGCACCGGATCTGCACCTTGGTCACACGGTCCTGCTGAACAAGATGCGTCAATTCCAGGACCTCGGGCATCAGGTGATTTTTCTCATTGGCGACTTCACCGGCATGATCGGCGACCCGACGGGCAAGAACGTCACTCGCAAGCCACTTACGCGTGAGGACGTGCTAGCCAATGCCGAGACGTACGCCGAGCAGGTCTTCAAGGTGCTTGACCGCGAAAAGACCGAACTTCGTTTCAACTCCGAATGGTTCGGCAAAATGACGGCTGCGGACATGATTCGCCTGGCGGCGCAGCACACGGTGGCACGCATGCTCGAGCGCGACGACTTCGCCAAGCGGTATGCGGTGCAGCAGTCAATTGCGATCCACGAATTTCTCTATCCGCTGGTGCAGGGCTACGACTCGGTCGCGCTCAAGTGTGACGTCGAGCTGGGCGGCACGGACCAGAAGTTCAATCTGCTGATGGGGCGCGCGCTGCAGGAGCACCATGGGCAGCCGCCGCAGATCGTGCTGACCATGCCATTGCTGGAAGGCCTGGATGGCGTGCACAAGATGTCCAAGTCGCTTGGCAATTACATTGGCATCAACGAGCCAGCCATCGACATCGTTACCAAGACGATGAAGATCGGCGACGAACTGATGTGGCGATGGTTCGAATTACTGAGCTTCGAGGTATCGCTGGACGAGATCGCGCGTATGAAGCGCGAAGTGGAAAGCGGTGCACTGAACCCGCGCGACGCCAAGCTGCGCCTGGCGCGCGAGCTCGCCGCCCGGTTCCAGGGCGCGGCGGCGGCTGAGCAAGCGATCGCCGGCTGGCATGCGGTGGTGCGGGGTGAGGGCGACACGAGTCTGCTGCCGCTTACCGAGATTTCGGTGCCGACCGAGGGGTTGCGCTTGCCCGCACTGCTCACGGCTGCGGGGCTGACGGCAAGCAACTCGGAAGCGAACCGCAAACTCAAGGAGCGCGCCGTGCGTATCGACTCTGAAGTCGTGGAGGATCCGCAACAAACGTTCGGACCGGGCTTTGAGGCTGTGCTCCAGGTTGGTAAGCGCAACTTCGCGCGCGTGGCGCTCAAGCTCGGTTGA
- a CDS encoding peptidoglycan DD-metalloendopeptidase family protein, producing the protein MGEARKIARTARKQAIRRKAQRRHSHFYERFSHWSFCNHNEAEPIRWHRERWMLAGTALLLTALSGFIIPAWASAMRPDPVSSAHAFLPLALPKALPTTVRTPTVEDWRIVQVRPGQTLSDIFQGQGLSLADLQNVMDEAGDAGKALHNIRPGQEFDFLLANDGSLRGIRFDKDEASRVTVRFDGDKPTVVAQAREVERREHVAHGAIDSSLFAAGAKAGMSTAMVLKLADLFKYDIDFVQDLREGDTFTVIYDDIYRDGGYLREGDIVAAEFVNQGQRYTAYRFKKDDGSYGWFSEDGRPLQKSFLRIPVDFTRISSQFSAARMHPVLGLMRAHKGVDYAAPTGTPIHAAGDGVIKYKGWMNGYGNFVIVQHNSSISTAYGHMSKFANVKVGQHVSQGSVIGYVGMTGLATGPHLHYEFRVNDVQRDPQKVTLPKPEPLPAVQLARFKSQVVQPQLARLKTLDNNIKLARVDGSKRNDD; encoded by the coding sequence ATGGGAGAGGCAAGAAAGATCGCGCGCACGGCGCGCAAGCAGGCTATCCGTCGAAAGGCGCAGCGCAGGCACTCTCACTTCTACGAACGCTTCTCCCACTGGTCGTTCTGCAATCACAACGAGGCCGAGCCCATCCGTTGGCATCGTGAGCGATGGATGCTTGCCGGCACGGCGCTCCTGCTCACCGCGCTTTCCGGCTTCATCATTCCCGCCTGGGCCAGCGCGATGCGGCCCGACCCCGTTTCTTCCGCCCACGCCTTCCTCCCGCTCGCCCTGCCCAAGGCGCTGCCCACCACGGTCCGGACGCCCACGGTGGAAGACTGGCGCATCGTGCAGGTTCGCCCCGGTCAGACGCTCTCCGACATTTTCCAGGGCCAGGGGCTCAGCCTCGCCGATCTGCAGAATGTGATGGACGAAGCCGGCGACGCAGGGAAGGCACTGCACAACATTCGTCCCGGCCAGGAATTCGACTTCCTTCTCGCCAACGACGGCAGCCTGCGCGGCATCCGCTTCGACAAGGACGAAGCCAGCCGCGTCACGGTACGCTTCGACGGCGACAAGCCCACGGTCGTAGCTCAGGCCCGCGAAGTGGAGCGCCGCGAACACGTCGCACACGGCGCCATCGACAGCTCGCTGTTCGCCGCCGGCGCCAAGGCCGGCATGAGCACGGCGATGGTTCTCAAGCTGGCGGATCTCTTCAAGTACGACATCGACTTCGTGCAGGACCTGCGCGAAGGCGACACCTTCACGGTAATCTACGACGACATCTATCGCGATGGCGGCTACCTGCGCGAAGGCGACATCGTCGCCGCCGAATTCGTCAATCAGGGTCAGCGCTACACGGCCTATCGCTTCAAGAAGGACGACGGCTCCTACGGCTGGTTCAGCGAGGATGGCCGCCCGCTGCAGAAGTCGTTCCTGCGTATTCCCGTCGACTTCACTCGTATCTCTTCGCAGTTCAGCGCCGCACGCATGCACCCGGTGCTGGGCCTGATGCGTGCGCACAAGGGCGTGGACTACGCGGCGCCCACTGGCACACCCATCCACGCAGCCGGCGACGGCGTGATCAAGTACAAGGGATGGATGAACGGTTACGGCAACTTCGTGATCGTCCAGCACAACAGCTCGATCAGCACCGCCTACGGCCACATGTCCAAATTTGCCAACGTGAAAGTGGGCCAGCATGTCAGCCAGGGATCGGTGATCGGTTATGTCGGCATGACGGGCCTGGCCACCGGCCCGCATCTGCATTACGAATTCCGCGTCAATGATGTGCAGCGCGACCCGCAGAAGGTCACACTGCCCAAGCCCGAGCCGCTGCCGGCAGTGCAGCTGGCGAGGTTCAAGTCCCAGGTGGTGCAGCCGCAGCTCGCCCGCCTGAAAACCTTGGACAACAACATCAAGCTGGCCCGCGTGGACGGCTCCAAGCGCAACGACGACTGA
- a CDS encoding anhydro-N-acetylmuramic acid kinase: protein MDDASALYIGLISGTSADGIDAALVRFERDRPRLLAALTHPWPDELRTRILAMAQDETRLDLDAYGRLDVAIGECFAAATLRLLEDSSTTSAEVRAIGSHGQTLRHRPHGEHPFTLQVGDPSVIAERCRIDVVADFRRADVAAGGQGAPLLPAVHAMLLGSPGRTRVVLNLGGIANITVLAADGRVFGFDTGPANGLMDAWCLRHRGEAFDRNGAFARAGSVDSELLAALLADPYFALPPPKSTGREHFHLAWLEQQTRLSLLSPADVQATLLELSARSVADAVDRHAPDATEVLACGGGVHNSALMERLATLLKPRAVRSTADEGVDPDYLEAMAFAWLARQRLLGLPGNLPAVTGARGPRVLGAVYPASA, encoded by the coding sequence GTGGATGATGCTTCGGCGCTTTATATCGGACTGATCTCAGGAACCAGCGCGGACGGCATCGACGCCGCGCTGGTTCGCTTCGAACGCGACCGACCCCGGCTTCTCGCCGCCCTCACCCATCCCTGGCCCGACGAGCTGCGTACGCGCATCCTGGCGATGGCGCAGGACGAGACGCGGCTCGACCTGGATGCTTACGGCCGCCTCGACGTCGCCATCGGCGAATGCTTCGCCGCCGCGACCTTGCGCTTGCTGGAAGACAGCAGCACAACGTCGGCCGAGGTACGGGCGATCGGCTCGCACGGCCAGACCCTGCGCCACCGCCCCCATGGCGAACACCCTTTCACGCTGCAGGTAGGCGATCCGTCGGTGATCGCCGAGCGTTGCCGCATCGACGTCGTGGCCGATTTCCGTCGCGCGGATGTCGCCGCCGGTGGTCAGGGCGCACCACTGCTGCCGGCGGTACACGCCATGCTGCTCGGGTCACCCGGCCGCACCCGGGTGGTGCTCAACCTTGGCGGCATCGCGAACATCACGGTGCTAGCCGCGGATGGCCGCGTCTTCGGCTTCGACACCGGACCCGCCAACGGCCTGATGGACGCCTGGTGCCTTCGGCATCGCGGCGAGGCATTCGACCGGAATGGGGCGTTCGCGCGCGCTGGCTCGGTCGACAGCGAACTTCTCGCAGCCTTGCTGGCCGACCCGTACTTCGCGCTTCCTCCCCCCAAGAGCACGGGCAGGGAACATTTTCATCTGGCCTGGCTGGAGCAGCAGACACGACTGTCCCTGCTTTCACCCGCCGACGTACAAGCCACCCTGCTGGAACTCTCGGCGCGCAGCGTGGCCGACGCGGTCGACCGCCACGCCCCTGACGCCACGGAAGTCCTGGCCTGCGGCGGCGGCGTGCACAACAGCGCGCTGATGGAACGGCTGGCCACCTTGCTGAAGCCGCGCGCAGTGCGCAGCACGGCCGACGAAGGCGTCGACCCGGATTATCTGGAGGCCATGGCGTTCGCCTGGCTTGCCCGGCAACGCCTGCTGGGGCTCCCGGGTAACCTGCCCGCCGTCACGGGCGCCCGCGGACCGCGCGTCCTGGGCGCGGTCTATCCCGCCTCAGCCTAA
- a CDS encoding MFS transporter, protein MCLLGFSSGLPFLLVSYTLSFWLKENGIVLKDITMIASAGMTYALKFLWAPLLDHWRLPLFARLGQRRGWLLLAQLGVVVGLLLMAMLTPKQLVPFVAATLLVAFMGATQDIAVDAYRIEIAPPSAQGALVATYALGYRFGLLVSSALALILADHMAWAPIYVLMAAAMALPILTTLRMREPEVRRAAPSTWEEAMREGIIEPFTDFFRRYGLHLALLTLLFILLFKIPEQAIIGGIMGPFYRDMGFSKTEIGTVTKLYGTWIGILGAFAGGAAVARWGAWRTLGACIVLGAVSNLLYLFLIAHQGQLVMLTLAISGQNFFEGMLGPPTVAFLSMLVNRQHTATQYALLSSLVNLPGKVLGFFAGGIVAVSGYGGYFIITVLAALPAMALFAYLWPSHRRTEQAREAEAPG, encoded by the coding sequence ATGTGCCTGCTGGGGTTTTCCTCGGGCCTGCCGTTTCTGCTGGTGTCCTACACCTTGTCGTTCTGGCTCAAAGAGAACGGCATCGTGCTGAAGGACATCACGATGATCGCGAGCGCTGGCATGACCTACGCGCTCAAGTTCTTGTGGGCGCCCTTGCTGGATCACTGGCGCCTGCCGCTGTTCGCCCGGCTGGGTCAGCGGCGCGGCTGGCTGTTGCTGGCCCAGCTGGGCGTGGTGGTCGGGCTGCTGTTGATGGCCATGCTCACGCCGAAGCAACTGGTGCCCTTCGTGGCGGCTACGCTGCTGGTCGCCTTCATGGGTGCCACGCAGGACATCGCAGTCGATGCCTATCGCATCGAGATCGCGCCGCCTTCGGCGCAGGGCGCCCTGGTAGCCACCTATGCGCTGGGTTATCGGTTCGGGTTGCTCGTGTCCAGCGCGCTGGCGCTGATTCTCGCCGATCACATGGCATGGGCTCCGATCTATGTACTGATGGCGGCGGCGATGGCGCTGCCGATCCTCACCACGCTGAGGATGCGCGAGCCGGAAGTGCGCCGCGCGGCGCCTTCGACCTGGGAGGAGGCAATGCGCGAAGGGATCATTGAGCCCTTTACCGATTTCTTCCGGCGCTACGGTCTGCATCTCGCCTTGCTGACGCTGCTTTTCATCCTGCTGTTCAAGATCCCGGAGCAGGCGATCATCGGCGGCATCATGGGGCCGTTCTATCGGGACATGGGATTCTCCAAGACCGAGATCGGCACCGTAACCAAGCTCTATGGCACCTGGATCGGCATCCTCGGTGCCTTTGCCGGCGGCGCCGCGGTGGCCCGCTGGGGCGCATGGCGGACGCTCGGCGCATGCATCGTGCTGGGCGCGGTGAGCAACTTGCTCTACCTGTTCCTGATCGCTCACCAGGGCCAATTGGTGATGCTGACCCTGGCCATATCCGGGCAGAACTTCTTCGAGGGCATGCTCGGCCCGCCGACGGTCGCTTTTCTCTCGATGCTGGTGAATCGCCAGCACACGGCGACGCAATATGCCCTGCTCAGTTCACTGGTGAACCTGCCGGGCAAGGTGCTTGGCTTCTTTGCGGGAGGCATCGTGGCCGTGTCGGGGTATGGCGGGTATTTCATCATCACCGTGCTCGCTGCGCTCCCGGCTATGGCGCTGTTTGCCTATCTCTGGCCTTCCCATCGGAGGACGGAGCAGGCCAGGGAGGCTGAGGCACCCGGCTAG
- a CDS encoding exodeoxyribonuclease III: protein MRIISLNANGIRSAANKGVFDWLRKQKADVVCLQETKAQEDQLSDPMFRPDGHHCFYRDASTKKGYSGVAIYAKREPDQVLTSLGWAPFDDEGRYIEARFGNLSVVSLYVPSGSSGDERQQFKFQVMDWITPIFQQWLESGRDYVICGDWNIVHTKNDIKNWTSNQKNSGCLPEERAWLDLLFKERGWVDSFRAIKPDAVEYTWWSNRGRARENNVGWRIDYQVVTPSLRERLKSCSIYRDERFSDHAPYTVDYAD from the coding sequence ATGCGCATCATCAGCCTGAACGCCAATGGCATCCGCTCGGCCGCCAACAAGGGCGTGTTCGACTGGCTACGCAAGCAGAAGGCGGACGTGGTCTGCCTGCAGGAAACCAAGGCGCAGGAAGATCAGCTCAGCGATCCCATGTTCCGGCCGGACGGCCATCATTGCTTCTACCGCGACGCCAGCACCAAGAAGGGTTACAGCGGCGTGGCGATCTACGCCAAGCGCGAACCGGATCAGGTGCTGACATCACTGGGCTGGGCGCCGTTCGACGACGAGGGGCGGTATATCGAGGCGCGTTTCGGCAACCTGAGCGTGGTGTCGCTTTACGTCCCCTCCGGCTCCTCGGGCGACGAGCGACAGCAGTTCAAGTTTCAGGTCATGGACTGGATCACCCCGATCTTCCAGCAGTGGCTGGAAAGCGGGCGCGACTACGTGATCTGCGGTGACTGGAACATCGTCCACACGAAGAACGACATCAAGAACTGGACCTCGAACCAGAAAAATTCCGGCTGCCTGCCCGAAGAGCGCGCGTGGCTCGATCTACTGTTCAAGGAGCGCGGCTGGGTGGACAGCTTCCGCGCGATCAAGCCCGACGCTGTGGAATACACATGGTGGTCCAATCGTGGGCGGGCGCGCGAGAACAACGTGGGGTGGCGCATCGACTACCAGGTGGTGACGCCTTCGCTGCGGGAACGCCTGAAGTCGTGCTCGATCTATCGCGACGAGCGGTTCTCCGACCACGCGCCGTATACGGTCGATTATGCCGACTGA
- a CDS encoding GNAT family N-acetyltransferase, protein MSEPPAIRVAPVTPGLRPAVLALRVHPDQYAFVSPIEASLADAELSHGSTPMAILHGDTAVGYYRIEHHASTIAERDYAMPAVGLRSFFIGTDWQGRGFGAQAIAALVGDLAERHPEARLLVLTVNCRNLPALALYRRAGFEDSGALYHGGRSGPQHLMWLRLP, encoded by the coding sequence ATGTCCGAACCGCCCGCCATCCGCGTCGCGCCGGTCACCCCAGGGCTCCGACCCGCGGTGCTGGCCCTGCGCGTGCACCCCGATCAATACGCCTTCGTCAGCCCGATCGAGGCTTCGCTGGCCGACGCGGAACTCAGCCACGGCAGTACGCCGATGGCGATCCTGCACGGCGACACGGCCGTGGGTTATTACCGCATCGAACACCACGCCAGCACCATCGCCGAACGCGACTACGCCATGCCCGCGGTGGGCCTGCGCTCATTCTTCATCGGCACCGATTGGCAAGGCCGCGGCTTCGGCGCCCAGGCCATCGCCGCCTTGGTCGGAGACCTGGCGGAACGCCACCCGGAAGCGCGCCTGCTGGTGCTGACGGTGAACTGCCGCAATCTGCCGGCGCTGGCGCTGTACCGCCGTGCCGGCTTCGAGGACAGCGGGGCGCTGTACCATGGCGGCCGCTCCGGGCCGCAGCATCTGATGTGGCTCCGGCTCCCGTAA
- the pyrE gene encoding orotate phosphoribosyltransferase, with protein sequence MHDYQRDFIELTLQRDVLRFGEFTLKSGRLSPYFFNMGRIDSGAALARLGRAYASAIVNSGVQIDMLFGPAYKGIPLAAATAIALADQHDRDIPWAYNRKEAKDHGEGGVLVGAPLQGRVLIVDDVMTAGTAVRESLALIRAQGATPAGVLIALDRQERGQGTRSAAQELTAEFGIPVIAITSLADVMAYAGERPDLADEYQRLQAYRERYGVAA encoded by the coding sequence GTGCACGACTACCAGCGCGACTTCATCGAACTCACCCTGCAGCGCGACGTGCTGCGCTTCGGCGAGTTCACGCTCAAATCCGGCCGCCTGAGCCCCTACTTCTTCAACATGGGCCGCATCGATTCCGGCGCCGCGCTCGCCCGGCTGGGCCGCGCCTACGCGTCGGCCATCGTCAACTCGGGCGTGCAAATCGACATGCTGTTCGGACCCGCCTACAAGGGCATTCCCCTCGCGGCGGCGACTGCCATCGCGCTGGCGGATCAGCACGACCGCGACATCCCCTGGGCCTACAACCGCAAGGAGGCCAAGGACCACGGCGAAGGCGGCGTCCTGGTCGGTGCACCGCTCCAGGGTCGCGTGCTGATCGTGGACGACGTGATGACCGCCGGCACGGCCGTGCGCGAATCGCTGGCGCTGATCCGGGCGCAGGGCGCCACGCCGGCGGGCGTGCTGATCGCGCTGGACCGCCAGGAGCGCGGGCAGGGAACGCGGTCCGCGGCGCAGGAGCTGACCGCCGAATTCGGCATCCCCGTCATCGCCATCACCAGCCTTGCCGACGTCATGGCCTATGCCGGCGAGCGGCCGGATCTGGCGGACGAATACCAACGCCTGCAGGCCTATCGCGAACGCTACGGCGTGGCCGCGTAA
- a CDS encoding DUF4124 domain-containing protein gives MRRTSLILAGLVAVACAHAQNQSNNGVRYKWHDGQGLPHYSDSLTSEAIKYGYDVVNDRGLVIQHVGRQLNPEERAAARKAADEQAAQQRAAQEQARNDSQMLSAYPNEADYKASLQQEIDNIDQQIRTTQINLHSQEKALTDLLTRAGDLERAKQPVPKFLNDSIAKQRNVVAGQRTALDRQQAARDAASTRMTQQLQHYRDLKAAQAKDK, from the coding sequence ATGCGTCGAACCAGCCTCATCCTTGCCGGCCTCGTGGCCGTCGCCTGCGCCCACGCGCAGAACCAGAGCAACAACGGCGTGCGCTACAAGTGGCACGACGGCCAAGGCCTGCCGCACTACAGCGACAGCCTGACCAGCGAAGCGATCAAGTACGGCTACGACGTGGTGAACGATCGTGGCCTGGTCATTCAGCACGTTGGCCGCCAGCTCAACCCGGAAGAGCGGGCCGCCGCCCGCAAGGCCGCCGACGAGCAGGCCGCGCAGCAACGGGCGGCCCAGGAGCAGGCACGCAACGATTCGCAGATGCTGTCTGCCTATCCCAACGAGGCGGACTACAAGGCTTCGCTGCAGCAGGAAATCGACAATATCGATCAGCAAATCCGCACCACGCAGATCAACCTGCACAGCCAGGAAAAAGCGCTGACGGATCTACTCACCCGTGCCGGTGACCTGGAGCGCGCCAAGCAGCCGGTACCGAAGTTTCTGAACGACAGCATCGCCAAGCAGCGCAACGTCGTGGCCGGCCAGCGTACGGCTCTGGACCGCCAGCAAGCGGCCCGCGACGCGGCCAGCACCCGCATGACCCAGCAGCTGCAGCATTACCGCGACTTGAAAGCGGCCCAGGCCAAGGACAAGTAA
- a CDS encoding phosphomannomutase/phosphoglucomutase, with protein MAMDFARGLRERSFDWRRLLPLAGGTLLVVGGLFCAWQTWLIADEDSAIERVHRAQDQLVQSLGEELARQRHALQQVLDTLDPVAVQADPVQMATLVRGKLPQARAVEFYSGALDEVLHANYRDFGYAKAAQLMAAQTAEGDTLAQTLPKGTSGERWLTFVLPMGARQRPSAWVWFELPFAPIEERFNAVPPEGGRLELRQGDDRGDRRLLANGSASASSEAHGKPVAGSNLNVVAALPGAYIVLPKSVLFGALLTLLGLGGGAYLWWLRGHLPGQKKTSNEEPILSDLIDNLPEPAKPEARPAKPPAPPAPAPVTVDPSIFRAYDVRGIVGKSLTAEVARLLGQSIGTLMREKGLHEIVVGRDGRLSGPELAGALAEGLRQAGIDVIDIGAVPTPVVYYAAYRFNTGSGVAVTGSHNPPDYNGFKIVVGGETLSEGAIQDLYRRIAANELERGGKGSLRHIDVVPDYIERITSDVQAGRRMKVVVDCGNGIPGAVAPQVLEGIGCEVIQLYCDVDGTFPNHHPDPSDPHNLEDLIEAVRATGADLGVAFDGDGDRLGVVTKKGEIIFPDRTLMLFARDVLSRQPGATIIYDVKCTGHLKGQILDAGGSPLMWRTGHSLIKSKMRETGAELAGEMSGHFFFKERWYGFDDGIYAGARLLEILAGDLDERTPEEIFATCPKGVSTPELKIEMKEGEHYKFIEKFRQSATFGDAALTTIDGVRADWPDGWGLVRPSNTTPILVLRFDADNDAALKRIQQVFREQLHAVEPGLKLPF; from the coding sequence ATGGCGATGGACTTCGCGAGGGGACTACGCGAGCGGTCATTCGACTGGCGGCGGCTTTTGCCGCTGGCCGGCGGCACGCTGCTGGTCGTGGGTGGGCTGTTCTGCGCGTGGCAGACCTGGCTGATCGCCGACGAGGACAGCGCGATCGAGCGCGTGCACCGCGCACAGGACCAGCTGGTGCAGTCGCTTGGCGAAGAGCTGGCGCGGCAGCGGCATGCCCTGCAGCAGGTGCTGGACACGTTGGATCCCGTTGCCGTACAGGCGGACCCGGTCCAGATGGCGACGCTGGTGCGCGGGAAGCTTCCACAGGCCAGGGCGGTCGAGTTCTACAGTGGCGCGCTGGACGAGGTACTGCACGCCAACTACCGAGACTTCGGCTATGCCAAGGCCGCGCAGCTGATGGCGGCGCAGACGGCCGAAGGCGACACGCTTGCGCAGACCTTGCCCAAGGGCACCAGCGGCGAGCGCTGGCTGACCTTCGTATTGCCCATGGGGGCGCGGCAGCGTCCCAGCGCCTGGGTCTGGTTCGAACTCCCCTTTGCCCCGATCGAGGAACGTTTCAACGCCGTTCCGCCCGAAGGCGGCAGACTTGAACTTCGCCAGGGCGACGACCGCGGCGACCGGCGCCTGCTCGCGAACGGTTCCGCCTCCGCGTCGAGCGAGGCCCATGGCAAGCCGGTGGCCGGCAGCAATCTGAACGTGGTGGCGGCGCTGCCCGGTGCCTACATCGTCTTGCCAAAGTCCGTGCTATTTGGCGCGTTGCTGACGCTGCTGGGCTTGGGCGGAGGCGCTTATCTGTGGTGGCTGCGCGGTCACCTGCCTGGCCAGAAGAAGACATCAAACGAGGAACCGATTTTGTCCGACCTGATCGACAATCTGCCCGAACCGGCCAAGCCGGAAGCCCGCCCCGCCAAGCCCCCGGCCCCGCCTGCGCCGGCTCCGGTGACCGTGGACCCGAGCATCTTCCGCGCATATGACGTGCGCGGCATCGTCGGCAAATCGCTGACCGCCGAGGTGGCGCGGCTGCTCGGGCAGTCCATCGGCACGCTGATGCGCGAGAAGGGCCTGCACGAGATCGTGGTCGGCCGCGACGGTCGCCTCTCCGGTCCCGAACTGGCAGGCGCGCTGGCCGAAGGCTTGCGCCAGGCGGGCATCGATGTGATCGACATCGGCGCCGTCCCGACCCCGGTCGTCTACTACGCCGCCTATCGCTTCAATACGGGCAGCGGCGTGGCCGTTACTGGCAGCCACAACCCGCCGGACTACAACGGCTTCAAGATCGTCGTGGGCGGCGAGACGCTTTCGGAGGGCGCGATCCAGGATCTGTACCGTCGCATCGCCGCGAACGAGCTCGAGCGCGGCGGCAAGGGTAGCCTGCGCCATATCGACGTCGTGCCGGACTACATCGAGCGCATCACCTCCGACGTGCAGGCCGGGCGCCGCATGAAGGTGGTCGTCGACTGCGGCAACGGCATCCCGGGCGCCGTCGCGCCGCAGGTGCTCGAGGGCATCGGCTGCGAGGTGATTCAGCTCTACTGCGACGTGGACGGCACCTTCCCGAACCACCATCCGGATCCGTCCGACCCGCACAATCTCGAAGACCTGATCGAGGCCGTGCGAGCGACCGGCGCGGACCTGGGCGTCGCCTTCGACGGTGACGGCGACCGTCTGGGCGTGGTCACCAAGAAAGGCGAGATCATCTTCCCGGACCGCACCCTGATGCTGTTCGCGCGCGACGTGCTGTCGCGCCAGCCGGGCGCGACCATCATCTATGACGTGAAATGCACCGGCCATCTCAAGGGCCAGATCCTGGACGCCGGCGGCAGCCCGCTGATGTGGCGCACGGGCCACTCGCTGATCAAGAGCAAGATGCGCGAGACCGGCGCGGAGCTGGCCGGCGAGATGAGCGGCCATTTCTTCTTCAAGGAACGCTGGTACGGGTTCGACGACGGCATTTATGCCGGCGCGCGCCTGCTGGAGATCCTCGCCGGCGACCTGGATGAGCGTACGCCGGAGGAGATCTTCGCGACCTGCCCCAAGGGCGTGTCCACGCCGGAACTGAAGATCGAGATGAAGGAAGGCGAGCACTACAAGTTCATCGAGAAGTTCCGCCAGAGCGCGACCTTCGGCGATGCGGCACTCACCACCATCGACGGCGTGCGCGCCGACTGGCCGGATGGCTGGGGCTTGGTGCGTCCGTCCAATACCACGCCGATCCTGGTGCTGCGTTTCGATGCGGACAACGATGCCGCGCTCAAGCGCATCCAGCAGGTGTTCCGCGAGCAGCTGCACGCGGTGGAGCCGGGTCTGAAGCTGCCTTTCTGA
- the dut gene encoding dUTP diphosphatase: MVDVELKILDPRLGDAIPLPQAATAGSAGMDLRAAIDEPLTLAPGESALVPSGMAIHIGDPGWCALIVPRSGLGHKHGLVMGNLVGVIDADYQGPLMISCWNRGAQPYTIGVGDRIAQLLLVPVAQARLNVVAEFKPSQRGEGGFGSTGVN; the protein is encoded by the coding sequence ATGGTCGACGTCGAACTGAAGATCCTTGACCCGCGGCTGGGCGATGCCATCCCGCTGCCGCAGGCGGCCACCGCCGGCAGCGCCGGCATGGATTTGCGCGCGGCCATCGACGAACCGCTGACGCTCGCGCCCGGCGAAAGCGCACTCGTGCCCAGCGGCATGGCCATCCACATCGGCGATCCGGGCTGGTGCGCGTTGATCGTGCCGCGCTCGGGCCTGGGCCATAAACACGGCCTCGTGATGGGCAATCTGGTAGGCGTGATCGACGCCGACTACCAGGGTCCGCTGATGATTTCCTGCTGGAACCGCGGCGCGCAGCCTTACACCATCGGCGTGGGCGACCGCATCGCCCAGCTGCTGCTGGTGCCGGTGGCGCAGGCGCGCTTGAACGTGGTGGCGGAATTCAAGCCTTCGCAGAGGGGCGAGGGCGGCTTCGGATCGACCGGCGTCAACTAG